The proteins below are encoded in one region of Lactuca sativa cultivar Salinas chromosome 3, Lsat_Salinas_v11, whole genome shotgun sequence:
- the LOC111877165 gene encoding uncharacterized protein LOC111877165 gives MELEHKAFWALKTCNFEPNDLRANRLLQMNALEELRNESYTNSLIYKDKTKRWIDARLKGNKEFQANQKVILYILRLKLFLRKLCTRWSGPFTIKHVYAYRLLEMWSKDGSSFKVNGHRVKKYEEGILNEELLEEGMDFEKAATMQSGKESS, from the coding sequence ATGGAGCTTGAACATAAAGCATTTTGGGCTTTGAAAACTTGCAATTTTGAGCCGAATGATTTGCGTGCCAATCGACTTTTGCAAATGAATGCTTTAGAAGAATTGAGGAACGAGTCCTACACGAACTCGTTGATCTACAAAGACAAGACAAAAAGATGGATTGATGCAAGGTTGAAGGGTAACAAGGAATTTCAAGCTAACCAAAAAGTAATTTTATACATTTTAAGACTTAAGCTCTTTCTGAGAAAATTATGCACTCGTTGGTCTGGGCCTTTTACAATCAAGCATGTGTATGCGTACAGGCTACttgagatgtggagcaaggatgGGTCAAGCTTTAAAGTGAATGGGCATAGGGTCAAGAAATATGAAGAGGGTATACTAAATGAAGAATTACTTGAAGAAGGAATGGACTTTGAGAAAGCCGCTACAATGCAGAgcgggaaggagtccagctaa